Within the Micromonospora citrea genome, the region TGCGCCGCACCGTGTTCGGGTCGTGCACGAAGTTCTGGCCGAGCCTCTTGGTGGGGGCGACGCCCAGCCGGGCGGCAAGTTCCCGGATCTCCGCCGGGCCGAGGAGACCGGTCACGCCCCGTAGCCTATGCGGGCCGCCACCGGGGCGCGCGTGCCAGGGGTCCTCCCGGTCACCACGGGCCGAAGACGCGGTCGCCGGTGGCGGAGATGGCGGCGCACAGCTCGTCCAGGTCCGCGCCGGTCGTCGCGGCCAGGGACCGGACGGTCAGCGGGATCAGGTACGACGCGTTGGGCCGGCCCCGGTGCGGCATCGGGGTGAGGTAGGGCGCGTCGGTCTCCACGAGGATCTGGTCGATCGGGGTGACGGCGGCGGCCTCGCGCAGGGCGGTGGCGCTGCCGAAGGTGACCGTGCCGGCGAAGCTGAGCAGGTACCCCCGGCGGACGCACTCGCGGGCGAAGTCGGCGTCGCCGGAGAAGCAGTGCAGCACCACGGTGTCGGGGGCGCCCTCGTCGTCGAGGATCCGCAGCACGTCGGCGTGGGCGTCCCGGTCGTGGATGACCAGCGCCTTGCCGTACCGCTTGGCGATGGCGACGTGGGCGCGGAAGCTCTCCTCCTGGACGGCGCGCCCCTCCTCGCCGGTGCGGAAGAAGTCCATGCCGGTCTCGCCGACGCCGCGTACCCGGTCGCGGGCGGCGAGCGCCTCGATCTCGCGCAGCGCCTCGTCGAGGTCGGCCAGGCGGGGCGCCTCGTTCGGGTGCAGCGCCACGGTGGCCAGCACCGCCGGGTGGGTGTCGGCGACGTCCGCGCCCCACCGGGACGACGCCACGTCCACGCCGACCTGCACCAGCCGGTCGACGCCCACGGAGGCGGCGACGGCGACGGCCGCGGCGACCGGGTCCTCGGCGGGGCCGCCGCCGGGCACGCCGGCCTCGCTGACGGTGATGTCGAGGTGGGTGTGGCTGTCCAGCACGGGGCGGGGCAGCGGCTCGGGCGCGGGCGGGAACTCGCCGGCCCGGCGGGCGGCGCGCTGCTTGCGGGTTTCGGTGGGCTCGCTCATCGCTGGCCAGCATCACACACCGCCGCCGCCCGCCGTCGCGGGGACGCCACCGGCTGTTCACCGGGGTGGCACATGTCGCGCCTAGCGTCCCCGGGGTGACCGTCACCCCTCAGACCAGCGGACACGGTCCGCACGTGACGTACGGGGGCGCCGTGTACCCGGCGGAGGAGATCGCGCGGGGCGCGGCGTACGAGTTGTCCAGCGCGACCGGGACGCCCGGCTTCGAGTGGACCCGGCCCGGCACCGCCCGGCCGTGGCGCCGGTTCGTGCACGCCACCGAGGTCACCGACGTCCGTCCGGTGGCGGAGCCGACCGAGGAGCAGGAGGCGCCGCTGCTGGCCCCGCTGCACCGGGAGCGGGGCTGGGCGTACGTGCAGCAGCTCAGCCAGCAGCCGGCGGCGGCCGACGACCCGACGCTGGCGGCGGTGCGGGCCTCGGCGGTGATCCGGCGGGGCACCCGGATGGTGAAGGTGCTCTCCGCCCGGCAGCTCGCTGGCCACGTGCGGGGTTGGCTGCCGCACGGCTTCTGCTTCCGCGAGCACGACGTGGCGCACCTGCGTACGCCGGCGGCGACGACGGTGCTGCGCACCGACGGCACGGACGGCGGCCGGGAGGGCGCGGACGTGACGTACGCGCTGCGCTGGCGGGCCGCCGACCCGGGCGACT harbors:
- a CDS encoding TatD family hydrolase; this translates as MSEPTETRKQRAARRAGEFPPAPEPLPRPVLDSHTHLDITVSEAGVPGGGPAEDPVAAAVAVAASVGVDRLVQVGVDVASSRWGADVADTHPAVLATVALHPNEAPRLADLDEALREIEALAARDRVRGVGETGMDFFRTGEEGRAVQEESFRAHVAIAKRYGKALVIHDRDAHADVLRILDDEGAPDTVVLHCFSGDADFARECVRRGYLLSFAGTVTFGSATALREAAAVTPIDQILVETDAPYLTPMPHRGRPNASYLIPLTVRSLAATTGADLDELCAAISATGDRVFGPW